In Nitrosococcus oceani ATCC 19707, the following proteins share a genomic window:
- a CDS encoding Maf family protein, with amino-acid sequence MNLPSPAPPTLVLASSSPYRAELLARLGLPFEICAPDIDETPLPQEQPEGLVARLAETKARVVGAKSPNALVIGSDQVAVLGQQILGKPKTHERALQQLRAASGQTVFFYTGLCLVNTLMGEAKTVVEPFQVQFRQLTEQQIDNYLQREQPYQCAGSFRSEGLGIALIQHLQGDDPNALVGLPLIRLTELLEQAGYPVL; translated from the coding sequence ATGAACCTTCCTTCCCCCGCTCCGCCGACCCTCGTACTCGCCTCCAGTTCCCCTTACCGGGCAGAGTTATTAGCGCGCCTGGGATTGCCTTTTGAAATCTGCGCTCCCGATATTGATGAAACTCCTCTTCCCCAGGAGCAACCCGAAGGATTAGTTGCTCGCCTCGCAGAGACAAAAGCACGGGTCGTGGGCGCTAAATCTCCTAATGCCTTGGTGATTGGTTCCGATCAAGTGGCGGTTCTGGGACAGCAGATTCTGGGAAAGCCAAAAACCCACGAACGAGCTCTACAACAATTGCGGGCCGCTTCGGGCCAGACAGTATTTTTTTATACTGGACTTTGTCTCGTTAACACCCTTATGGGTGAAGCCAAAACCGTCGTCGAACCCTTCCAGGTCCAATTTCGCCAGCTCACGGAACAACAAATAGACAACTACCTTCAACGGGAGCAACCTTATCAATGCGCCGGTAGTTTCCGCTCCGAAGGATTAGGGATTGCCCTCATCCAACACCTCCAAGGGGACGATCCCAATGCCTTGGTTGGCCTCCCCCTCATCCGTTTAACCGAGCTGCTGGA